A region of Nocardioides sp. JS614 DNA encodes the following proteins:
- a CDS encoding luciferase domain-containing protein, translated as MSSFAEPVVAWHRPDDPQRPLVVLLHGRGADEQGIIGLADHLPDGPSYAAVRAPIAEGGGYAWFANRGIGRPVAESLAQTMAWFRRWLDEVAPAGRPVVLAGFSGGAAFAGGLLLSEPERYAGAAILYGTLPFDAGVPVTPARLAGVPVFVAQGDADTVIPRELLDRTWSYLTGESGAPPYARRDPGGHGLTAATVVELSGWIGERLDLLVRRGPLADGPATWATLPDGRLPVRMGSRPRVSWSIPQQQESENSPAELQEQLFARVSALPGVSSRQSAISVPGARGFMVPPAPDAPVDAYLVPHVGEFAHLHPEYDGSLHLALPPALARDAVAQGWAVAHPLAGIRLARGMVMVYGPRDAAELEVVAGIVAASHAYATMAG; from the coding sequence GTGAGCTCGTTCGCCGAGCCGGTCGTCGCCTGGCACCGGCCCGACGACCCGCAGCGGCCCCTGGTCGTGCTGCTGCACGGCCGGGGCGCCGACGAGCAGGGCATCATCGGCCTGGCCGACCACCTGCCGGACGGCCCGTCCTACGCCGCGGTCCGCGCGCCGATCGCCGAGGGCGGCGGCTACGCCTGGTTCGCCAACCGCGGCATCGGACGCCCGGTCGCGGAGTCCCTGGCGCAGACCATGGCCTGGTTCCGCCGCTGGCTCGACGAGGTCGCCCCCGCCGGCCGCCCGGTCGTGCTGGCGGGGTTCAGCGGCGGCGCCGCCTTCGCCGGCGGGCTGCTGCTCAGCGAGCCGGAGCGGTACGCCGGCGCGGCGATCCTCTACGGCACCCTGCCGTTCGACGCGGGCGTCCCCGTGACTCCCGCGCGGCTGGCCGGCGTGCCGGTGTTCGTCGCCCAGGGGGACGCCGACACGGTGATCCCGCGCGAGCTGCTGGACCGCACCTGGTCCTACCTGACCGGCGAGTCCGGCGCCCCGCCGTACGCCCGGCGCGACCCCGGCGGCCACGGGCTCACCGCGGCCACCGTCGTCGAGCTCAGCGGCTGGATCGGCGAGCGCCTCGACCTGCTCGTCCGGCGCGGGCCGCTGGCCGACGGCCCGGCGACCTGGGCGACCCTGCCGGACGGGCGGCTGCCCGTCCGCATGGGCTCGCGGCCGCGGGTCTCGTGGAGCATCCCGCAGCAGCAGGAGTCCGAGAACAGCCCGGCCGAGCTCCAGGAGCAGCTGTTCGCCCGGGTCAGCGCGCTGCCGGGCGTCTCGAGCCGGCAGTCGGCGATCTCGGTCCCCGGCGCTCGCGGCTTCATGGTGCCGCCCGCGCCGGACGCGCCAGTGGACGCCTACCTCGTGCCGCACGTCGGGGAGTTCGCGCACCTGCATCCCGAGTACGACGGGTCGCTGCACCTGGCGCTGCCGCCGGCCCTCGCCCGCGACGCGGTGGCCCAGGGCTGGGCGGTCGCGCACCCGCTGGCCGGCATCCGCCTGGCCCGCGGCATGGTGATGGTCTACGGCCCCCGCGACGCCGCGGAGCTCGAGGTCGTCGCCGGCATCGTGGCTGCCAGCCACGCCTACGCGACGATGGCCGGGTGA
- a CDS encoding cation transporter has protein sequence MTSPEPVEPTRLDARQLRRAVLVVAGLNFSYFFVEFTVALSAGSVSLLADSVDFLEDTSINLLIFIALGWPLARRALAGKAMALIILGPASVAAWTAIQRYSDPVAPEVVPLVLASLGAIVVNGTSAWVLVNVRHSGGSLSRAAFLSARNDVLVNVAIIAMGLVTAWTGSGWPDLVLGTFIILLAAHAAWEVWEVSEEERLASKALAGEEID, from the coding sequence GTGACCTCACCCGAACCGGTCGAGCCGACCCGCCTCGATGCGCGGCAGCTGCGGCGCGCCGTGCTGGTGGTCGCCGGCCTGAACTTCTCCTACTTCTTCGTCGAGTTCACGGTCGCGCTCTCAGCGGGGTCGGTGTCGCTGCTGGCCGACAGCGTCGACTTCCTCGAGGACACCTCGATCAACCTGTTGATCTTCATCGCGCTCGGCTGGCCGCTGGCCCGGCGCGCCCTGGCCGGCAAGGCGATGGCGCTGATCATCCTCGGGCCGGCTTCGGTCGCGGCGTGGACGGCGATCCAGCGGTACAGCGACCCGGTCGCCCCGGAGGTGGTGCCGCTGGTGCTCGCCTCGCTCGGCGCCATCGTGGTCAACGGGACCAGCGCCTGGGTGCTGGTCAACGTCCGGCACTCGGGAGGCTCGCTGAGCCGCGCCGCGTTCCTCTCGGCCCGCAACGACGTGCTGGTGAACGTCGCGATCATCGCGATGGGCCTGGTCACCGCCTGGACGGGCTCGGGCTGGCCGGACCTGGTCCTCGGCACGTTCATCATCCTGCTGGCCGCGCACGCCGCCTGGGAGGTCTGGGAGGTCAGCGAGGAGGAGCGGCTGGCCTCGAAGGCCCTGGCCGGGGAGGAGATCGACTGA
- a CDS encoding phosphatase PAP2 family protein, giving the protein MPEETTSVQEPAAPPTGPTAGGLDATWVTAGRLWLVVVCFVGVGLVRSIQVGIPFRDPHGAFLLSRVTLTAAISLGLVALDGLVRAGWPVGVRRVLLVVRDRWTPRRTALAAAALLAYHLTYFTYHNLKSWNSFNRPRDAMLLGWDRWLFLGHDPAVLLHDLLGQHLAAWVLMAWYETFPTLVVVAFPAAVVLAPRLRDAFVGITALVWVWILGTASYYAIPSLGPFHAAPQDFAGLPHMMIQDTQARYLADRAHLLADPAAAGAFAQVAAFASLHVGVTAVILGIAWWHRLRRTTAVLAVFLAGTLVATVYLGWHFAVDDLAGLALAAASWWLAPRTVGVRRRPS; this is encoded by the coding sequence GTGCCCGAGGAGACGACCAGCGTGCAGGAGCCGGCCGCACCGCCGACCGGGCCGACCGCCGGCGGGCTCGACGCCACCTGGGTCACGGCCGGACGGCTGTGGCTCGTGGTGGTCTGCTTCGTCGGTGTCGGCCTGGTGCGGTCGATCCAGGTGGGGATCCCCTTCCGTGACCCGCACGGGGCGTTCCTGCTCAGCAGGGTCACGCTCACCGCCGCCATCTCCCTCGGGCTGGTGGCCCTCGACGGGCTGGTCCGTGCCGGCTGGCCCGTCGGGGTACGCCGCGTGCTCCTCGTCGTCCGGGACCGCTGGACGCCCCGGCGTACCGCCCTCGCGGCCGCGGCGCTGCTCGCCTACCACCTGACCTACTTCACCTACCACAACCTGAAGAGCTGGAACTCCTTCAACCGGCCGCGCGACGCGATGCTGCTGGGGTGGGACCGGTGGCTGTTCCTCGGCCACGACCCGGCGGTGTTGCTGCACGACCTGCTCGGCCAGCACCTGGCCGCGTGGGTGTTGATGGCGTGGTACGAGACGTTCCCGACGCTGGTGGTGGTGGCGTTCCCGGCCGCCGTCGTCCTGGCGCCGCGGCTGCGCGACGCCTTCGTGGGCATCACGGCCCTGGTGTGGGTGTGGATCCTCGGGACGGCGTCGTACTACGCGATCCCGTCGCTCGGCCCGTTCCACGCAGCGCCGCAGGACTTCGCCGGGCTGCCGCACATGATGATCCAGGACACCCAGGCCCGCTATCTCGCCGACCGTGCGCACCTGCTCGCCGATCCCGCGGCGGCCGGCGCCTTCGCCCAGGTCGCGGCGTTCGCCAGCCTGCACGTCGGCGTCACCGCGGTCATCCTCGGCATCGCCTGGTGGCACCGGCTCCGCCGGACCACGGCCGTCCTCGCGGTCTTCCTGGCAGGGACCCTGGTCGCCACGGTCTACCTCGGCTGGCACTTCGCCGTGGACGACCTCGCCGGGCTCGCCCTCGCGGCCGCGTCGTGGTGGCTCGCGCCGCGGACCGTCGGCGTCCGACGCCGCCCCTCCTGA
- a CDS encoding polysaccharide deacetylase family protein translates to MRGARIATLATLSAAGAWAGPAATAIGPLRRPVLPLLSGIGPSLHVALTYDDGPDPESTPHVLDVLARHGRRATFFVVGEQVRASAAILRRMVAEGHEVAVHGWTHRCVALVPPTRLVHQLAAARTVVEDTTGVSPTWYRPPYGVLTGDAIRACRTLGLTPVLWSAWGRDWIRRTTPERIVATVLATLRPGGTVLLHDTDRHARGDWGPTLAATDLLLSGALAEADVGPLAEHGISREPAPARRVPVGRFAG, encoded by the coding sequence ATGAGGGGCGCCCGGATCGCGACGCTCGCGACGCTGTCAGCGGCGGGCGCGTGGGCCGGTCCGGCGGCCACCGCCATCGGGCCGCTGCGCCGCCCGGTGCTCCCCCTCCTGAGCGGCATCGGGCCGTCCCTGCACGTCGCGCTCACCTACGACGACGGTCCGGACCCCGAGAGCACGCCGCACGTCCTCGACGTACTGGCCCGGCACGGGCGGCGCGCCACGTTCTTCGTGGTCGGCGAGCAGGTCCGGGCGAGCGCCGCGATCCTGCGGCGGATGGTCGCCGAGGGCCACGAGGTCGCGGTGCACGGCTGGACCCACCGGTGCGTCGCGCTGGTGCCGCCGACCCGGCTGGTGCACCAGCTCGCGGCCGCTCGGACCGTGGTCGAGGACACGACCGGCGTCTCGCCGACGTGGTACCGGCCGCCGTACGGCGTCCTCACGGGCGACGCGATCCGCGCCTGCCGGACGCTCGGCCTGACCCCGGTGCTGTGGAGCGCCTGGGGCCGGGACTGGATCCGGAGGACCACACCGGAGCGGATCGTCGCGACGGTGCTCGCGACCCTGCGGCCCGGCGGGACCGTCCTCCTGCACGACACCGACCGGCACGCCCGCGGCGACTGGGGGCCGACCCTGGCCGCCACCGACCTGCTGCTGTCCGGCGCCCTCGCCGAGGCGGACGTGGGGCCGCTGGCCGAGCACGGGATCTCGCGCGAACCCGCGCCGGCACGCCGCGTCCCCGTCGGTAGGTTTGCCGGGTGA
- a CDS encoding response regulator transcription factor has protein sequence MRILVAEDDVRLADVLEESLAEAGWQVEVAHDGRSAYERLLSDSSLDVALLDWMLPGLDGVTVARRLRDLGVALPILMLTARGDVRDRVSGLDAGADDYLPKPFDLDELLARLRALYRRGSLVGEAPVQLGDLVVDPVARRVTRGGVEIVLSAREFDILHLLVSHAGRVVSRLMILDEVWDGETDLRSNVIDVHLAAIRAKIDKPFGTETITTLRGVGYRVDPTPAVR, from the coding sequence GTGAGGATCCTGGTGGCCGAGGACGACGTCCGCCTCGCCGACGTCCTCGAGGAGTCCCTGGCCGAGGCCGGGTGGCAGGTCGAGGTGGCGCACGACGGCCGCTCGGCGTACGAGCGGCTGCTCTCCGACTCCAGCCTGGACGTGGCGCTGCTCGACTGGATGCTGCCGGGCCTGGACGGGGTGACCGTGGCCCGGCGGCTGCGCGACCTGGGCGTCGCGCTGCCGATCCTGATGCTCACGGCCCGTGGTGACGTCCGCGACCGGGTCAGCGGCCTGGACGCCGGCGCCGACGACTACCTGCCCAAGCCGTTCGACCTCGACGAGCTGCTGGCCCGGCTGCGCGCGCTCTACCGCCGCGGCAGCCTGGTGGGCGAGGCGCCCGTGCAGCTCGGCGACCTGGTCGTGGACCCGGTCGCCCGCCGGGTCACCCGCGGCGGCGTCGAGATCGTGCTGTCCGCGCGCGAGTTCGACATCTTGCACCTCCTGGTCTCGCACGCGGGGCGCGTGGTGAGCCGGCTGATGATCCTCGACGAGGTGTGGGACGGCGAGACCGACCTGCGCAGCAACGTGATCGACGTGCACCTCGCCGCGATCCGGGCCAAGATCGACAAGCCGTTCGGTACCGAGACCATCACGACGCTGCGCGGCGTCGGCTACCGCGTCGACCCGACCCCGGCGGTGCGATGA
- a CDS encoding MGDG synthase family glycosyltransferase, whose amino-acid sequence MTSEAAAIGPVLDLTPGRRPRVAVVTGSYGAGHDAAARELARDLTGAGCQVEVHDVIELLPWRLGPLLRAAYYAQVRHHPASWGTTLRLLAPDRWLHRRVTALLELAAEPVAAATSGCDLVLTTHPFGAQALGCARATGRLSVPAVTYLTDASVHSLWIHAGVDLNLAIHEAAAQEARGWGGSTVVVRPLVPRDARYQAGRDHRDPLAALEIIGPRALVTGGSLGMGDLERTARDVLATGVATPVVLCGTDTRLRRRLDRIPGVVALGWREDVPALMATSACVIQNAGGFTSLEALASGTPVITYRPLPGHGSASSVNLARAGLVPWARTPGDLALLLGAAAVAVRTDRLPAEAPEVVAVLAGAADATPVAVA is encoded by the coding sequence ATGACCAGCGAAGCTGCAGCGATCGGGCCCGTCCTCGACCTGACGCCCGGGAGGCGCCCACGGGTGGCCGTCGTCACCGGCAGCTACGGCGCCGGTCACGACGCCGCGGCGCGCGAGCTCGCCCGCGACCTGACCGGCGCCGGGTGCCAGGTCGAGGTCCACGACGTCATAGAGCTGCTCCCCTGGCGGCTCGGCCCGCTGCTGCGAGCCGCCTACTACGCGCAGGTCCGGCACCATCCCGCGTCGTGGGGCACGACGCTTCGCCTGTTGGCACCGGACCGCTGGCTGCACCGTCGCGTCACGGCACTGCTCGAGCTCGCCGCCGAGCCGGTCGCGGCCGCCACCAGCGGCTGTGACCTGGTGCTGACCACGCATCCGTTCGGCGCGCAGGCGCTCGGCTGCGCACGCGCCACGGGTCGGCTCTCGGTCCCGGCCGTGACCTACCTGACCGACGCGTCGGTCCATTCCCTGTGGATCCATGCCGGCGTCGACCTCAACCTCGCGATCCACGAGGCCGCCGCCCAGGAGGCGCGCGGCTGGGGCGGCTCCACCGTCGTCGTCCGGCCCCTGGTCCCGCGGGATGCGCGCTACCAGGCGGGGCGCGACCACCGCGACCCGCTCGCCGCGCTCGAGATCATCGGCCCCCGGGCACTCGTCACCGGCGGCTCCCTCGGGATGGGCGACCTTGAGCGCACGGCCCGTGATGTCCTGGCCACCGGCGTCGCGACTCCCGTGGTCCTGTGCGGGACCGACACCCGGCTGCGCCGCCGCCTCGACCGGATCCCGGGCGTCGTCGCGCTCGGCTGGCGTGAGGACGTCCCGGCCCTGATGGCCACCAGCGCCTGCGTCATCCAGAACGCCGGCGGGTTCACCTCGCTCGAGGCCCTCGCGTCCGGGACGCCGGTGATCACCTACCGGCCGCTGCCCGGGCACGGCTCGGCGAGCTCCGTCAACCTGGCGCGTGCCGGCCTGGTGCCGTGGGCGCGCACCCCCGGCGACCTGGCCCTCCTGCTGGGCGCGGCGGCCGTCGCCGTCCGCACCGACCGGCTCCCCGCCGAGGCCCCGGAGGTCGTCGCGGTGCTGGCCGGTGCCGCCGACGCGACGCCGGTCGCCGTCGCATGA
- a CDS encoding phosphatase PAP2 family protein produces MGSVVWAQLQVDWFTDVNRLSAETPWLHAPMRLFAEYGVVLFAALLLLSWWLARGERDLPRVATSLWAPVGVLVAVGVNQPVSGDIAEPRPSTVLPHALLLVSRSQDYSFPSDHAVMAGAVAVGVLLAHRRLGLLAIGLALLMAFSRVYVGAHFPLDVVAGLALGAVVAGASYLLARPVVRPLVAWLADTPLRPLVSLPPVATR; encoded by the coding sequence GTGGGATCCGTGGTGTGGGCACAGCTGCAGGTGGACTGGTTCACCGACGTCAACCGGCTGTCGGCCGAGACCCCCTGGCTGCACGCGCCGATGCGGCTCTTCGCCGAGTACGGCGTCGTGCTGTTCGCTGCACTGCTCCTGCTGTCCTGGTGGCTGGCGCGGGGCGAGCGGGACCTGCCCCGGGTCGCCACCAGCCTCTGGGCGCCGGTCGGTGTGCTGGTGGCCGTCGGCGTCAACCAGCCGGTCTCGGGCGACATCGCGGAGCCGCGGCCCTCCACGGTCCTGCCGCACGCGCTGCTCCTGGTGTCCCGCAGCCAGGACTACTCCTTCCCCAGTGACCACGCCGTGATGGCCGGTGCGGTCGCGGTCGGCGTGCTGCTGGCCCACCGCAGGCTCGGGCTGCTCGCGATCGGGTTGGCCCTGCTGATGGCGTTCAGCCGGGTCTACGTCGGCGCGCACTTCCCGCTCGACGTGGTCGCCGGCCTGGCGCTCGGCGCCGTGGTCGCGGGGGCGTCGTACCTGCTCGCCCGCCCGGTCGTCCGACCCCTCGTCGCCTGGCTCGCGGACACTCCACTGCGTCCGCTCGTCAGCCTGCCGCCGGTGGCGACCCGATGA
- a CDS encoding sensor histidine kinase, with protein MTSLRGRVSRLPLRIRLVAGFSAAMFVVLLAAGTFVYWRVGYALDRGLDTELAQATRSLTPLVGADGRVTDRSAADATGVAWQVLESKGTILDRGGVRAPTGMVGAHQLERIAGSHRTFNVGDFLPVSDDPYRLRVTRLDDGSGHYLLVAVRRDHRDEALRELLAQLVLAGLGALVVTAFVGERLARAALRPVERYRRRAAAIAAGALDLRLDVSVSRDDEVTRLGHTLNDMLTSLERALDRERQFVNEASHELRTPITLLTSRVQLARRRPRTQQEHERVLEELQVDLDRLARLAEQLLELGGATGRSGHETCDLAAVTARVVNQRRLAAPGEAAHTSTEIPGEPVPVAVADFEVERMLTNLLDNAALHGAAPYVVTVDRPDPRWGRLLVADAGPGLAPEILDTATRRFVRSEEARSRPGSGLGLALVQAMVAQAGGELRLCHGGHHASHGGGRAPVACTHGPEMTVSILLPTEAAANTE; from the coding sequence ATGACGTCGCTGCGGGGCCGGGTGTCCCGGCTGCCGCTGCGGATCCGCCTGGTCGCGGGCTTCTCCGCGGCCATGTTCGTCGTGCTCCTCGCCGCCGGCACCTTCGTCTACTGGCGGGTGGGCTACGCCCTGGACCGCGGCCTGGACACCGAGCTCGCGCAGGCCACCCGCTCCCTGACCCCGCTGGTCGGGGCCGACGGCCGGGTGACCGACCGGTCCGCCGCGGACGCCACCGGCGTCGCCTGGCAGGTGCTGGAGTCCAAGGGCACCATCTTGGACCGTGGGGGCGTCCGGGCGCCCACGGGCATGGTCGGAGCCCACCAACTCGAGCGGATCGCCGGGAGTCACCGGACCTTCAACGTCGGCGACTTCCTGCCGGTCTCCGACGACCCCTACCGGCTCCGCGTCACCCGGCTCGACGACGGCAGCGGCCACTACCTGCTGGTCGCCGTCCGCCGTGACCACCGCGACGAGGCGCTGCGCGAGCTTCTGGCCCAGCTGGTCCTCGCGGGCCTCGGTGCGCTCGTGGTGACCGCGTTCGTGGGGGAGCGGCTCGCGCGCGCCGCCCTGCGCCCCGTGGAGCGCTACCGCCGCCGGGCCGCCGCGATCGCCGCGGGCGCCCTCGACCTGCGCCTCGACGTGTCGGTCTCCCGTGACGACGAGGTCACCCGGCTGGGGCACACCCTCAACGACATGCTGACCTCCCTGGAGCGGGCGCTGGACCGGGAGCGCCAGTTCGTCAACGAGGCCAGCCACGAGCTGCGCACCCCGATCACGCTGCTCACCAGCCGGGTCCAGCTCGCCCGCCGCCGACCGCGCACCCAGCAGGAGCACGAACGGGTCCTCGAGGAGCTCCAGGTCGACCTGGACCGGCTGGCCCGGCTCGCGGAGCAGCTGCTCGAGCTCGGGGGTGCCACCGGCCGGAGCGGTCACGAGACGTGCGACCTGGCGGCGGTCACCGCCCGCGTGGTCAACCAGCGCCGGCTCGCCGCGCCGGGCGAGGCGGCCCACACCTCGACCGAGATCCCCGGTGAGCCGGTGCCGGTCGCGGTGGCCGACTTCGAGGTCGAGCGGATGCTGACCAACCTCCTCGACAACGCGGCCCTCCACGGGGCCGCGCCGTACGTCGTCACCGTCGACCGGCCGGACCCGCGCTGGGGGCGGCTGCTGGTCGCCGACGCCGGTCCGGGACTCGCGCCCGAGATCCTCGACACGGCGACCCGGCGGTTCGTCCGGTCCGAGGAGGCGCGCAGCCGTCCCGGCTCGGGTCTCGGCCTGGCGCTGGTCCAGGCGATGGTCGCCCAGGCGGGCGGCGAGCTGCGGCTGTGCCATGGCGGCCACCACGCCTCGCACGGTGGCGGCCGCGCACCGGTCGCCTGCACCCACGGCCCCGAGATGACCGTCAGCATCCTGCTCCCGACCGAGGCCGCCGCGAACACCGAGTGA
- a CDS encoding DedA family protein yields MTGIVEHLLALPVWLGLLVVFALPALESSAFVGFVFPGEIAVLLGGVAAGQGHLPLAAVLGAAIGGAAVGDAVGYLVGQRWGRRILDSTVGRLVRAEHLDRAADLLARRGGPAVFIGRFTVALRVLVPGLAGMARMPYRTFALFNIAGAAAWASAVALAGYLAGNNWHVVEHVISGVGIGLAVLIVAGLLGVHLARRRGLGRHRVRLHRPFIRRGLRSPRVQPRVRHRTPGRRARSSTG; encoded by the coding sequence ATGACCGGCATCGTCGAGCACCTGCTCGCGCTGCCGGTCTGGCTCGGACTGCTGGTGGTCTTCGCGCTGCCGGCCCTGGAGTCCTCCGCGTTCGTCGGGTTCGTCTTCCCCGGCGAGATCGCGGTGCTGCTCGGCGGCGTGGCCGCCGGCCAGGGGCACCTGCCGCTCGCGGCGGTGCTCGGCGCGGCGATCGGCGGGGCGGCCGTGGGCGATGCCGTCGGCTACCTGGTCGGGCAGCGGTGGGGACGCCGGATCCTCGACTCGACGGTGGGTCGCCTGGTCCGGGCCGAGCACCTCGACCGCGCTGCGGATCTGCTCGCGCGCCGCGGCGGGCCGGCGGTCTTCATCGGCCGGTTCACGGTCGCCCTGCGGGTCCTGGTCCCGGGCCTGGCCGGGATGGCCCGGATGCCCTATCGGACGTTCGCCCTGTTCAACATCGCGGGCGCCGCGGCCTGGGCGAGCGCCGTCGCCCTCGCCGGGTACCTGGCGGGCAACAACTGGCACGTCGTCGAGCACGTCATCTCGGGCGTCGGGATCGGCCTGGCGGTCCTCATCGTCGCGGGCCTGCTCGGCGTGCACCTCGCGCGCCGGCGCGGGCTCGGCCGCCACCGGGTCCGCCTTCATCGGCCCTTCATCCGCCGCGGCCTACGGTCGCCGCGTGTCCAGCCCCGGGTCCGTCACCGCACCCCCGGTCGCCGAGCGAGGTCCTCGACCGGGTGA
- a CDS encoding 2-keto-4-pentenoate hydratase: protein MNPRHAADLLRAARVEHRTLSPFTDEHPELDEDWGYAVQALALDDRVAAGDPVVGAKLGLTSRAKQERMGVDRPIVGFLTRSMLLEPDGVGDSLEHWAQPRIEPEIAFVTGRAIDRALDADEVRAGVASVGVAAEILDSRWTGYRFRLPDVVADETSAAGVLLGASPVPWPADLDLASARCEVEVDGEVVHRSTGAAILGDPWRALSLLSEHLERHGRSLPAGSLVLAGALTDAVPLQAGSRYRLSVEGLGTITVGPTA, encoded by the coding sequence GTGAATCCCCGCCACGCCGCCGACCTGCTCCGCGCCGCGCGGGTCGAGCACCGCACGCTCTCGCCCTTCACCGACGAGCACCCCGAGCTCGACGAGGACTGGGGGTACGCCGTGCAGGCGCTCGCCCTCGACGACCGGGTCGCTGCGGGCGACCCGGTCGTGGGCGCGAAGCTGGGGCTGACCAGCCGCGCCAAGCAGGAGCGGATGGGGGTGGACCGCCCGATCGTCGGCTTCCTCACCCGCTCGATGCTGCTCGAGCCCGACGGGGTCGGGGACTCCCTGGAGCACTGGGCCCAGCCGCGGATCGAGCCGGAGATCGCGTTCGTCACCGGACGGGCCATCGACCGGGCGCTCGACGCCGACGAGGTGAGGGCCGGCGTCGCCAGCGTCGGCGTCGCGGCCGAGATCCTCGACTCCCGGTGGACCGGCTACCGGTTCCGGCTGCCCGACGTCGTCGCCGACGAGACCAGCGCCGCCGGGGTTCTCCTCGGTGCCTCGCCGGTCCCGTGGCCGGCCGACCTGGACCTGGCGTCGGCCCGCTGCGAGGTCGAGGTCGACGGCGAGGTCGTCCACCGCTCGACCGGCGCCGCGATCCTGGGTGACCCGTGGCGCGCGCTCAGCCTGCTCTCCGAGCACCTCGAGCGGCACGGGCGATCGCTCCCGGCCGGGTCGCTCGTGCTGGCCGGCGCGCTGACGGACGCCGTACCCCTGCAGGCCGGGAGCCGCTATCGGCTCAGCGTCGAGGGCCTGGGCACGATCACGGTCGGGCCCACGGCGTAG
- a CDS encoding VOC family protein produces the protein MSTAPTTPTTPSFSPVRLNHAVLFVADLERAERFYTQVFGMVVAAREPRANAAFLRLPRSGNHHDLGLFGVGPAAPPKRRGGIGLYHLAWQLDTIEELAAAHQALVDAGAYTGASSHGATKSVYGADPDGNEFELMWMLPREAWGEYENSAPIEHLDLDAELARWGGVSSAGRIVTEAVAS, from the coding sequence ATGTCGACCGCACCGACCACACCGACCACACCGTCGTTCTCCCCGGTCCGGCTCAACCACGCCGTGCTGTTCGTCGCCGACCTGGAGCGCGCCGAGCGCTTCTACACCCAGGTGTTCGGGATGGTCGTGGCCGCCCGTGAGCCCCGCGCCAACGCGGCCTTCCTGCGGCTGCCGCGCTCGGGCAACCACCACGACCTCGGCCTGTTCGGGGTCGGTCCGGCCGCGCCGCCGAAGCGGCGTGGCGGGATCGGGCTCTACCACCTCGCCTGGCAGCTGGACACCATCGAGGAGCTGGCGGCCGCCCACCAGGCGCTCGTCGACGCCGGCGCCTACACCGGCGCGTCGAGCCACGGCGCCACGAAGAGCGTGTACGGCGCCGACCCCGACGGCAACGAGTTCGAGCTGATGTGGATGCTGCCGCGCGAGGCGTGGGGCGAGTACGAGAACTCCGCCCCGATCGAGCACCTCGACCTGGACGCCGAGCTGGCCCGCTGGGGCGGCGTCTCGTCGGCCGGCCGGATCGTCACCGAGGCGGTGGCCTCGTGA